The segment CAAGCTCATATGAATCTTGATCCATTTCCGCCTGAATATTTTGATAATTGGCTAAATTTGTTTAAAGAGAGCTTAGATAGCATTTATGAGCCTGAAATTGCTGATATGATCTTAATGCGCGCTCAAATGATCGCAAATAGATTTAAATCAGTTTTATACTCATAATTATATCCAGCCAAATTTGGCTGGATATAGCTAAATATTATCTGCTATTCAAATTTAAAATCAAAATAATTTTTGCTCTTAAATAGATTAAACATATCTATAAATTGCTTAGAATCAAACTCAAAATTACTATAAATACTATAGGTCATTTTGCAATATGATATTTTATAACCAGAATCTTTAAATCCATGATTGTTATAAAATTTACTGCGTTTGACTCTTTGTAAGTAATCAGTAGCTTTTGGATCTAAACTCTCAATCTCTAAGACAATTTGGCTAAAATTTGATTTTAAAATTTCTAAAATTAAACCACCAAAACCACGACCTTGATACTTAACACAAACTGCTAAAAATGCTAAATAAGATATATTTTCATAGCTATATATAGCAGCATAACCTACAAACTCATTATCATTATAAAAAGAGAAAATAGATAGATTTTCATCATTTGCATATATGTTATTAGATAAATTTATTGGTGCTACTAGCTCATTTGAAGGGAAAACTTCTGAATTTAGCCTTAAAATATCTATAAAAATATCGCTATTTACATCAACTAATCTACAATCCAAACTCATTTACAAACCTCATCAAGCATCGTATTTATCGCATTTTTAAGCATATTATAAACGCTTTGAAAATCACTCATATCACCATAATACGGATCTGGAATTTCAGCCCCATTAAGCCCAAAATCCCCCATCAAAGCTACCTTATTGCCAAGCTTTAAACGCAAAATATTATCATAATTTTGCCTATCCATCGCTATAATCAAATCAAATTTAGAATCACTCCTATCAATTTGCCTACCTTTTAGCATAGAGATATCAACTCCATTTTGCCTCCCGATCCTTATAGAGCGACTATCTGGTGGCTCTGATATATGATAATTACTAGTCCCTGCCGAATCTATCAAAATATCCAAGCCACGCTCTTTGGCTACCTTTCTTGCGATTCCTTCAGCCAAAGGCGAGCGACAAATATTGCCAAGACATACAAATAAAATTGATTTAACCATTAAGACCTCTTATATTTTATTTTAAAATCAATTATTTTGATTTTATTGCTTTTGCGTGATGAATGTGGCGGATAGCCATCTTTCCATTTATACATTTTCTTGTCTTTTAATTTTAATTATCTTAGGAATTCTAGAATTCTACCACCATTTCTAGCCAAAAAGTTTGTAAAACCAAAATATTTCCTTAGTTTATAATTAAAATTGTTTTGTAAATTATAACAAAATCAACATTACAATTCTAGGGAATTCTAGAATTCTGCTATAATTTTATAAAAAGGATGAAAAATGAGTTTAAAAAATATTTTTTATATTGTGTTTAACACACTTCCTACGATTTGCAAGCATTTTAGCACGACTGCTAAGCTCACATGGTTTGCCTATCAAAACTCTGATAGTATAGAAAAGCTAAAAAACGCAAGCACAAAAGATGAAAAAATAAACGCCGCAATAGAGCTAACCAAAAAGGTTTTGGAGTTTAAAAAAGAAAATCCAGCCGAGTTTAACGAAGCATTTGATGCACTTGGCGAAATAATTTTAAAGATTGAAAGCGACAAGGATTTTCGCAAGAGCATTTTGGGCTAAAATCAGTTTAAGCAATTGCTAGAATTGCTTAACTCAAATCTTTTTAGGCAAACATTAAGCCCAAAATCTCTTTTACTTCTTTTATTTTCTTGCTATCTAGCTCGCCGATTTTGCTCACAAATCGCTCTGTGCTTACGCACCTTACTTGGTCGCAGAGTATCTTTGCGTTTTTATTTAGCAGAGTAAAACTCACTCTAAAAGGCGCAGCAAAGCCCTTTGAAGTAATTGGTGCGATTATGCGAGTATTTAGGTAGTTTAGCTCATTTGGCGAGATGATGAGGCAAGGTCTTTGCTTTTTTATCTCAGCACCCATTGTTGGATCGAGGCTTACCCACCAAATCTCAAACCTGCTCATTCTACCACTCCCAGTCTTTTTGTTCTACATCACAAGTGGCAAAATCATCTATTAAATCACTTTTATCGTTTTTAGCCAGCTCTCTTAGCTTTTTTGTATCCCAGCTTGAAATTTTGCTAGTTTTAAGAGGCTTTATAAGCAGTCCGTCTTTTAAAATCTCCAAGCTTACTTTATCAAAACCAAAATGCTCTATTATATTTTTTGGTATTCTTATGCCTTTTGAAGTGCCGATTGAGATTATATTTGCAGTAGTCATTTGCTCTCCTTTTTATAATTATAAAATAATTATTTTTAAAAAGAGATAAAAGATTTTTAATCTAAGAAATTCTAGAATTTCCTAGCTAGCATGGCAGCTAAGGGATTCTAGAATTAAATTTAAGTAAAGATTATTTACTAGCTATGTTCTTAGCATCATCTGGAAAAAAGACTTTTGCTTTGTCCCAATATTCTTTTAAAATATCAGGACTTATTGAGCTTATAGCGTTTTCTAGCTCATCAAAGTTATCATCTAAGTATGAAAGATACGCATGTCCCATTAGCTTTGTTGTGGTTGTTGCTATTGTAGCATTCATTGTGCCACCTGCTATTGAGCCAAGACCTGGGATTATTTTGAATAGCGAACCTACAGCTAGTTTTACACCAAAACCGGCACCAGCCACACCAGCAAAGGCAATAGCTAGTTTTTTAGCGGTATCAGCTGACATATCAAGTCCATAAGCATTGCTAACATGAGCAATCATGCCTATTTGCGTAGGCAAAAGCAAGACAAAATCACTAAATGGTATAGGTGCAGCAGTCACGCCTCCTGCAGCTATTGAATAGTGATTTATTAGCTCTCTTGCGTGTTCTCTTGCTGCATTTTGTCTTAGTTCTTCATTGTATTTTTGATGTCTAGCAAAAGCTGTATTTTGACCCTTAGGAAGTAGAGCATAAGTCTTTTCAATAAGCCCATCATTGCCTTTATTATCTTTTATAAGACCTAGTCTTTTTTTGATTTCGCCCTCATCATCTTCTACTTCTAGAGCTCTTACTCTTTGAAAATACTTATCATCATTTATACTAAGTTCTTTTTTTACAATATCGGAGAATTTCACACCTTTTTCATCAGCATCTTGTATT is part of the Campylobacter lanienae NCTC 13004 genome and harbors:
- a CDS encoding GNAT family N-acetyltransferase, whose amino-acid sequence is MSLDCRLVDVNSDIFIDILRLNSEVFPSNELVAPINLSNNIYANDENLSIFSFYNDNEFVGYAAIYSYENISYLAFLAVCVKYQGRGFGGLILEILKSNFSQIVLEIESLDPKATDYLQRVKRSKFYNNHGFKDSGYKISYCKMTYSIYSNFEFDSKQFIDMFNLFKSKNYFDFKFE
- a CDS encoding low molecular weight protein-tyrosine-phosphatase, which gives rise to MVKSILFVCLGNICRSPLAEGIARKVAKERGLDILIDSAGTSNYHISEPPDSRSIRIGRQNGVDISMLKGRQIDRSDSKFDLIIAMDRQNYDNILRLKLGNKVALMGDFGLNGAEIPDPYYGDMSDFQSVYNMLKNAINTMLDEVCK
- a CDS encoding type II toxin-antitoxin system PemK/MazF family toxin → MSRFEIWWVSLDPTMGAEIKKQRPCLIISPNELNYLNTRIIAPITSKGFAAPFRVSFTLLNKNAKILCDQVRCVSTERFVSKIGELDSKKIKEVKEILGLMFA
- a CDS encoding AbrB/MazE/SpoVT family DNA-binding domain-containing protein; the protein is MTTANIISIGTSKGIRIPKNIIEHFGFDKVSLEILKDGLLIKPLKTSKISSWDTKKLRELAKNDKSDLIDDFATCDVEQKDWEW
- a CDS encoding YcjF family protein, producing the protein MAENAQEKKYNLEDLLNKAKGIFEQVKKETSKNLNVLIAGKTGAGKSTLINAVFGSEVAPTGSGKPLTQNIEQYQITNNFSIFDTKGLEMAAFDETVSQIRDLLKEQKTKPVYEQIHIAWLCIPEGNRRIEEGEKEFHKIFKEFDLPVITIITKAIQDADEKGVKFSDIVKKELSINDDKYFQRVRALEVEDDEGEIKKRLGLIKDNKGNDGLIEKTYALLPKGQNTAFARHQKYNEELRQNAAREHARELINHYSIAAGGVTAAPIPFSDFVLLLPTQIGMIAHVSNAYGLDMSADTAKKLAIAFAGVAGAGFGVKLAVGSLFKIIPGLGSIAGGTMNATIATTTTKLMGHAYLSYLDDNFDELENAISSISPDILKEYWDKAKVFFPDDAKNIASK